TTCGGCGGTATAGTCTATTTTTCTGATTTTTTTACCGCTGAAATCCAAAATCTGCCCATGATAAGGTATCTTAAGATCACCAAACTCTTCTTTAATAAAGCCCTGAACAAATCTTGTAAACAGTTCAATGTTGTCTTCAAAATTGAAGTAAGCCGCGTACCACTCACACATAGTAAATTCCTGCAGGTGCTGAGTGTCCATACCCTCGTTTCTGAACACCTTTGCTACCTCAAACACGCGGTTAAAGCCGCCCGCAATTACTTGCTTTAAATATACCTCAGGCGCGATACGGAGATTGCAAACCTTGTCAAGAGCGTTATGCTTAGTATAAAACGGCTTTGCAGCAGCGCCACAAACAGCACTTTGTAAAATTGGAGTCTCCACCTCAATAAAGTTTTCATCTGTCAAAAATCTTCGAAGATAAGACAAAAATCTGGTGCGCCCTAGCAGCACCTTACGTGTGTTTTCGTTGCTTATAAGGTCAAGATATCTTTGACGGTAACGTATGTCAGAATCGGTCAGCCCATGGAATTTTTCAGGCAAAGGCCGCATAGCCTTTGAAAGCAACTGAAATTTCAGTGCACGTACTGTCTTTTCACCGGTGTGAGTGGTATAAACTTCACCTTCAATGCCGATATGGTCACCAATGTCTATCATTTTTTTATAGAAATCAAAATCCTGCTCGCTGATTTCATTTCTGCCCACGCTTATCTGAACTTTTGCAAAAACATCCTGAATTTGCATAAAGCTGAGCTTACCCATAATTCTGCGCGAAACAATACGTCCGGCTACTTTCACTTTTTTGCCGTCCTCACTCTCACGTGCTTCTTTTATTGACACAGTCGGTTCAAACTTTGGGGCATAAGGGTTTATGCCCTGCTCCTTGAGTTCCTTTATTTTTGTCGTTCTTACTTCAATCTCACTGCCTACATTAACTTGGTTTTCCATTATTTTTCTCCTAGTCTTAGGATTATATAATTTTGCAGCGGTTTTGTCAATAGAAACGGCAGATTTGCAGCAAAACGCCTGACGCTTTTGCCAAACAACTAAATTTCGAAAAAAATCTATGGACATCTTCCTTTATTCTACCGTAACCGACTTAGCCAAATTACGGGGTTTGTCGGGATTAATCCCCTTGCTCACCGACACAAAGTATGACAACAACTGAAGAGGTGCAATACTCAAAAGCGGATAAAATATTTGGTTTACGGGCTGAAGTTTTATAAATACGTCCCCAACTCCACAAATCTGACGTATATCCTCAAAATGGCTTATTACAACAACCTTAGCACCCCGCGCCTTAAGCTCATATATCGCATTGATACTTTTTTGCTTAGTCTCTTTTTGAGTGATTATATTAAAAACCACCGAATTACTGTCAACCAGCGCAAGCGTACCATGTTTAAGTTCGCCGCTGCTTATGCCCCAGCAATTTATGTAACTTATCTCCTTAAGCTTAAGAGCGCCTTCCAATGCCGTTACAAAGTCAAGGCCTCTCCCCACAAAAAATATTGT
The Christensenellaceae bacterium DNA segment above includes these coding regions:
- the lysS gene encoding lysine--tRNA ligase, whose translation is MENQVNVGSEIEVRTTKIKELKEQGINPYAPKFEPTVSIKEARESEDGKKVKVAGRIVSRRIMGKLSFMQIQDVFAKVQISVGRNEISEQDFDFYKKMIDIGDHIGIEGEVYTTHTGEKTVRALKFQLLSKAMRPLPEKFHGLTDSDIRYRQRYLDLISNENTRKVLLGRTRFLSYLRRFLTDENFIEVETPILQSAVCGAAAKPFYTKHNALDKVCNLRIAPEVYLKQVIAGGFNRVFEVAKVFRNEGMDTQHLQEFTMCEWYAAYFNFEDNIELFTRFVQGFIKEEFGDLKIPYHGQILDFSGKKIRKIDYTAEVNKTCGFDVLEVSSRDELVKKLIANKVLDKSEFVPIKTMGGVIDLVYKRKIRPSIFQPAFLYNYPTCLVPLARENDEDHRRIEMFQFLVDGIELCKAYSELVDPVLQREKLEDQAKHRAEGDDEAQDLDEDFLLAMEHGMPPISGLGIGIDRFVQVVYDQESIRDTVLFPLMK